Genomic window (Pyramidobacter porci):
GACTTTTCTGAATTCCTCCGCCAGGTCCGCAATGTAATCGGCGCAGGCCGCCAGCATTTTCTTTCCCCATTCTTCCGTGGCCGTGGCGGGATGATCGGGGCCGATCCAGCCGCTGTCGGTGATCTTGCCGATCTGGCGGGGGACGTTGAAGCTCACGCCCTTGTAGCTGACGCTGTAAAACCCCGTCGCCTTGATCGCGCCGGAGATGTCGTTGAGCTTCAGCGCCGGGCCGATCTCGCTCCGGTCGACCAGGGCGGGGTCGATGCCCAAAATCGCGGCCGTCTCCTCGCCGCCGCCGTGGCCGCCCTTCCAGGCGGGATCCATGTCCCACGCCATCAGCCACCAGTTCAGCACCGCGGTCAGGCAGCCTTTCTTGTCCATGTCCAGGGCGGCTCTTTCAATGGGCTTTATGTTGCCGCCGTGGCCGTTCAGGATCAGGAACTTTCCGGCGCCGTGGCGGCGCAGGCTCTCCATGACGCAGAGAAGGTACCTGTAAAGGACGTCGTTGTCGATGTCTATCGTCCCGGGATACTCGTTCAGGGACTGCGTAGCGCCGTAGGGGATGGTCGGCGCGATCAGCACATCCGTTTTTTCCTCGATCATGGCAAGGAGTTTGTCGGGGATCAGCGTATCCGTTCCCAGCGGCATGTGCCGGCCATGGCTTTCGATGCTGCCGATGCCGATGATGACCGTGCCGTCTTCTTTCAAATAGCGCTCGGCCCGGGGCCATGTGATGTTTTCCAGTCTCATGATGGTTTCCTCTATTCTCGGTTATTGTCGCGTCCGCACGCCGCGGAAGGCGCCCTTCTGCCGAAGGGCCGCCTTCCGTTTTTTTGTGAAGAGCCGCCGGCCGTCCCGCCGGCTTCCCGGCAAAATCCTATTTTTCCGGAAGGGGAAGCTTTTTGAACTCTTCCATGAAGTCGACGATGTAATCGGCGCAGGTTTGGAGCATTTCACGCCCCCATTCCTCGGTCGCGGTCGAAGGATGGTCGGGGCCGATCCAGCCGCCGGTCGAGGTCACATGATCGACGGGCCTGAGGATCTCGATATTGACGCCTTTATACTTGACGGACCGGAACCCCGTGGTCTCGAATTGGTCGGAAAGATGGACGTACTCCAGCGGGCCGCCGATCTCGCCGCGGTCGACCAGAGCAGGGTCTACGCCCATCACGCCGGCCGTCTCCTCGCCGCCGCCGTGGCCGCCTTTCCAGGCGGGATCCATGTCCCACGCCATCAGCCACCAGTTGAGCAGCGCCACGAGGCAGCCCCTCTTCTCGAAGTCGAAACCGACGTTTTCGATCGGCTTGATGTTGCCGCCGTGTCCGTTCAGGATCACGAACCGTCTCGCTCCGTGACGGTAAAAACTGTCCATCACCGCCGTCAGCAAACCGCAGAGCAGTTCGTCGCCGATGTCGACGGTGCCGGGATAGCACGCCAGGGATTTCGTCGAACCGTAGGGGATCGTCGGCGCGATCAGCACGCCGCTTTTTTCCTCGATCAGTTCCAGGATCCTGTTGGGGATGATCGTGTCCGTGCCGAGGGGCAGGTGCCGGCCGTGGCACTCGCAGCTCCCCACGGCGACGAGGACGGTGTCGTTCTCCCTGAAATATTTTTCCGCCCGGGGCCAGGCGATGTTTTCCAGTCTCACGCTCAATCGCTCCTTTTCCTTGAAAATCCGGCGCGTCCGTTCCGCCCGACGCGCCGGGACGTAAAAAAATCCATAGCGATGCTCCCCGTCGGGTCCCCGCACGGCGCCCATCTCTCGAGAAGCGATCGCTATGGATTCCTTTGTTTACGGACGGCGGCCGTCGCTACCGGGGGATCCTCACGGCGCCGAGTTCATGATAGCCGACGGGGTCGATCACGAAGCCTTCGACTCCCTTTCGCGCGCCCACGTTGATGGTGGAGTAATAGATCGGCGCGTTGTTGTTGATCTTCTTCAGCAGCAGCGCGAGGTCTTTGTAAATGGCCTTTCTCTGCTCGGGATCGGAAATGGTCCTGCCGCCTTCGACCAGCTTGTCCACCCCGGGATCGTGGACGAACGAGCGGTTGCCGGAAGCGCCCTGCTTGCTGGAATGTTCAAGCGAGTAATAGGTGTAGTCGGCGTCCCGGGTGGAAGTCGTCCAGCCGAAGAAGCCCATGTCGTGTTCCCCGGCCGTGGTCTTCTGGATGAACGAACCGAATTCCATGACCTCGACGGAGCAGTCGACGCCGATGTCCAGAAGCATGGCCTGAACCGCCTGGCAGATCTCGATCCTGGACTGGTTGTCGTTGACCCAGAGCGTGGTCTTGAAGCCGTTTTCATATCCGGCTTCCTTGAGGAGTTCCCTGGCCTTTTCGGGGTCGTACCCGTAAACGCCCGAAGGGTAGTAGCCGAACACCGATGGCGCGATGATGGCGTCGGCCGCCTGCCCGTTGCCGGACATGATCGTGTCGACGATGAGCTGCCGGTCGATGGCGTAATTGACGGCCTCCCGCACGCGCGGGTCGTCGAACGGCTTCCTGTTCATGTTCATGGAGATGTACCAGCAGGAAAGGCTGGGCGCTTCCAGCACAACGACGTCTTCGTTGTCGCGCGCCCGCTTGACGTCGTTCACGCCGAGGTCGTAGGAGATGTCAAGATCGCCGGTCTCGAGCGCGATCAAGCGCTGCGACGTCTCGGGGACGACTTTCATGACAAGGTGGGGCGTCGCCGGCCTGCCGTCCATGTAATCGTCGAAGGCGTCGAGCTTGACGGTGTCGCCGGGCTTCCACTCGACGAACTTATACGGCCCGGAGCCGACGGGATGCAGCTTGAAGCCCTCCTCGTCCTTCTCGACGACTTCCTTGCAGACGATCGCGGCGAAAGGAACGGCGAGGTTCCTCAGGGCGGGAGCGTACGGCGCGCGCAGGACCACTTCCACCGTAAAGTCGTCCTTGACGTTCACTTCCTTGATGAAGTCGACGATGTAGGAGACCGAAGCGAAAGCGATGGCGCGGTCGAGCGAGAACTTGACGTCGGCGGCCGTCAGTTCGCCGCCGTTGTGGAACTTGATCCCCTTCCTGATGTGGAAAACGTAGGTCGTATCGTCAAGCTGTTCCCAGCTTTCCGCGATCTGCGGCCTGACCTCGCCGGTCGCCGGATCGACGGCCGTGAGGGTGTCGAAGATCTGACAGGTGACGGTGACCGCGGGCGTCTCCTTCCCCTGATGCGGGTCGAACGACGTCACGTCCGCGCCCTGCCCCCAGACGATCGTGTCCTTGTACGTCTTTTCGGCCGCCTTCGCCGCGCCGCAGGGAGCCAGAGCCGCCGTAAGCGCCGCTCCGAGGGCGATCACCAGAAGTGCCTTGCTGAAGCTTTTCATGTTTTTCGTCTCCTTTCGATTCTGTCCGCGCCGCGCCTCATGGCGGACGGCTTCCTTTTATTAAAAGCCGGTGCGGCTTTTAACCTGGATGAAAACGCTACCTGACTTTAACGCAGCTCACGAAATGGTCCGCTTCGACCTCCGCCAGCGCCAGCTCCCCGGACGTGCAGTCGGCGTCGGCGTACGGACAGCGCTTGGCGAAACGGCAGCCCGGCGCCGGATCGATCGGGGAAGAGATTTCCCCGGAAAGCGCGATCCTCCGCATAGGCAGATCGGGATCGGCGACGGGGATGGCCGAAAGCAGGGCCTTCGTATAAGGATGCAGCGGGTTCCTGAAGAGCAGGTCGGAAGGCGCCTTTTCCACCATCTGCCCCAGATACATGACGATGATGTCGTCGGAAAAGAACTTCACCACGGAAAGATCGTGAGTGATGAACATGTACGTCAGCCCCAGCCGGTCCTGCAGATCCTGCATGAGGTTCAGGATCTGCGCCTGGATGGAAACGTCCAGAGCGGAAACAGGCTCGTCGCAGACGACGAACTTGGGATTCAGCGCCAGCGCCCGGGCGATGCCGATCCGCTGCCGCCGCCCGCCGTCCAGCTCGTGCGGATACGTGTTGACCAGTCTTGGGGCCAGGCCGACGAGATCCATAAACTCGGCGACTTTTTTGCGAAGGCTCTTTTTGTCCCTGCGGCTGTAGACATTCTGCACGACAAGCGGCGCAGCGATCGCTTCCGCGACGGTCATGCGCGGGTTGAGGGAAGCGAACGGATCCTGAAAGATGATCTGCATGTCCTTGCGGAGGGCTTTCAGCCGCTTTTTGCCGTAAGCGAGGATATCCTCCCCCTCGAAACGGACGGAGCCGGACGTCGGCTCGTGCAGCCTCAGGATCGCCCGCCCCATCGTCGACTTGCCGCAGCCCGATTCGCCGACGACGCCCAGCGTCCTGCCCCGGTCCAGCGTAAACGTTATGTCGTCCACCGCGTGGAGCGTGCCGGAAGGGGTGTCGAAATACTTTCTGAGATGCTCGACCCTCAAAATCTTATTCGTCTCCGCCAAGCCCCGTCCCTCCCTTCCCGTAATATTCGAAGCAGCGGACTTTATGCCCCGGCCCGTACTCGACCAGCGCGGGAAGTTCGCTGCGGCACCTTTCAGCGGCGCGGGGACATCTTTCGTAAAACTTGCAGCCGCCGGGAAGCTTCGTGGGATCCGGCATCATGCCGTCGATCGCGCGGAGCCGCCTTTCCGTCGAAGAGAGCGAAGGGACCGAACCGAAAAGCCCGCTCGTATAAGGATGGAGCTTCTCACGGTACACGTCCTTTATGCTCCCCACCTCGACGATCTCGCCCGCGTAGACGATGGCGACGTCGTCGCAGTTCTGGGCGACGACGCCCAGATCGTGAGTGATCAGCAGCATCGAAGTGTTGTTTTTCCTTTTCAGCTGATTGATCATGTCGAGGATCTGCGCCTGGATCGTCACGTCGAGAGCGGTCGTCGGCTCGTCGGCGATCAGCAGCCTCGGCTTGCAGGCCAGCGCGATGGCGATCACCACGCGCTGCTTCATGCCGCCGGAAAACTGGTGCGGATAATCGCCGTACCGCCCTTTGGCGATGCCGACCATTTCCAGCATCTCTTCGGCCTTTTCCTTCGCCTCGCCGCGCGACATCTCATGGTGATGCGTCTCGATCACCTCCAGGATCTGGTCGCCGACCGTCAGAACGGGGTTCAGCGAAGTCATCGGGTCCTGGAAGATCATCGAAATGTCTCTTCCCCGCACCTTTTTCATGTCCTCTTCGGATATCTTGAGCAGATCCCGCCCCTCGAACAGGATTTCTCCGCCCACGATCTTCCCGGGAGGATCGGGAACCAGACGCAGGACGCCCCTGGCAAGCGTGCTTTTTCCCGCGCCCGTCTCGCCGACCAGTCCCAGCGTTTTCCCTTCCCTGATCGCGATGGAAGCGCCGTTTAAAGCTTTTACGACGCCTTCGTCCGT
Coding sequences:
- a CDS encoding creatininase family protein; protein product: MRLENITWPRAERYLKEDGTVIIGIGSIESHGRHMPLGTDTLIPDKLLAMIEEKTDVLIAPTIPYGATQSLNEYPGTIDIDNDVLYRYLLCVMESLRRHGAGKFLILNGHGGNIKPIERAALDMDKKGCLTAVLNWWLMAWDMDPAWKGGHGGGEETAAILGIDPALVDRSEIGPALKLNDISGAIKATGFYSVSYKGVSFNVPRQIGKITDSGWIGPDHPATATEEWGKKMLAACADYIADLAEEFRKVKA
- a CDS encoding creatininase family protein, encoding MRLENIAWPRAEKYFRENDTVLVAVGSCECHGRHLPLGTDTIIPNRILELIEEKSGVLIAPTIPYGSTKSLACYPGTVDIGDELLCGLLTAVMDSFYRHGARRFVILNGHGGNIKPIENVGFDFEKRGCLVALLNWWLMAWDMDPAWKGGHGGGEETAGVMGVDPALVDRGEIGGPLEYVHLSDQFETTGFRSVKYKGVNIEILRPVDHVTSTGGWIGPDHPSTATEEWGREMLQTCADYIVDFMEEFKKLPLPEK
- a CDS encoding ABC transporter substrate-binding protein, which produces MKSFSKALLVIALGAALTAALAPCGAAKAAEKTYKDTIVWGQGADVTSFDPHQGKETPAVTVTCQIFDTLTAVDPATGEVRPQIAESWEQLDDTTYVFHIRKGIKFHNGGELTAADVKFSLDRAIAFASVSYIVDFIKEVNVKDDFTVEVVLRAPYAPALRNLAVPFAAIVCKEVVEKDEEGFKLHPVGSGPYKFVEWKPGDTVKLDAFDDYMDGRPATPHLVMKVVPETSQRLIALETGDLDISYDLGVNDVKRARDNEDVVVLEAPSLSCWYISMNMNRKPFDDPRVREAVNYAIDRQLIVDTIMSGNGQAADAIIAPSVFGYYPSGVYGYDPEKARELLKEAGYENGFKTTLWVNDNQSRIEICQAVQAMLLDIGVDCSVEVMEFGSFIQKTTAGEHDMGFFGWTTSTRDADYTYYSLEHSSKQGASGNRSFVHDPGVDKLVEGGRTISDPEQRKAIYKDLALLLKKINNNAPIYYSTINVGARKGVEGFVIDPVGYHELGAVRIPR
- a CDS encoding ABC transporter ATP-binding protein, whose protein sequence is MAETNKILRVEHLRKYFDTPSGTLHAVDDITFTLDRGRTLGVVGESGCGKSTMGRAILRLHEPTSGSVRFEGEDILAYGKKRLKALRKDMQIIFQDPFASLNPRMTVAEAIAAPLVVQNVYSRRDKKSLRKKVAEFMDLVGLAPRLVNTYPHELDGGRRQRIGIARALALNPKFVVCDEPVSALDVSIQAQILNLMQDLQDRLGLTYMFITHDLSVVKFFSDDIIVMYLGQMVEKAPSDLLFRNPLHPYTKALLSAIPVADPDLPMRRIALSGEISSPIDPAPGCRFAKRCPYADADCTSGELALAEVEADHFVSCVKVR
- a CDS encoding ABC transporter ATP-binding protein, whose product is MSEILLEVKDLHIHYATDEGVVKALNGASIAIREGKTLGLVGETGAGKSTLARGVLRLVPDPPGKIVGGEILFEGRDLLKISEEDMKKVRGRDISMIFQDPMTSLNPVLTVGDQILEVIETHHHEMSRGEAKEKAEEMLEMVGIAKGRYGDYPHQFSGGMKQRVVIAIALACKPRLLIADEPTTALDVTIQAQILDMINQLKRKNNTSMLLITHDLGVVAQNCDDVAIVYAGEIVEVGSIKDVYREKLHPYTSGLFGSVPSLSSTERRLRAIDGMMPDPTKLPGGCKFYERCPRAAERCRSELPALVEYGPGHKVRCFEYYGKGGTGLGGDE